The DNA window CAGCACCTCGTCGCCTATCTGCGGATCGAGGCGGCGGCGCGTGCCGTACACGCGCAGGTCCACCTCGAACATGCACTGGTCCATGCAGATGTTGCCCACCTGGCGGCAGCGCTGGCCCTTCAAGATGACGTCGGTGCGGCCCGACAGCCCCCGGCGCAGCCCGTCGGCGTACCCCACGGGGATGGTGCAGATCTTCACACTGCCCGGGCTGCGGTAGTTCATGCCGTAGCTCACGCCCTCGCTCATGGGCACGGTGCGCACGTCGGTGATGCGCGCGTGCACGCTCATGACGGGGCGCAGGTCGATCATCGGCCGCGTGACGCCGGAGGGGTGCAGGCCGTACATGCCGATGCCGAGGCGCACCATGTCGAACTGCACGTCGGGGTAGCGGATGGCCGCAGCCGAGTTGGACGCGTGCACGATGCCCGGGTTCACGCCCGCCGCGCGCAGCGCCGTGATAGCCTCGATGAAGCGCTTCGCCTGGATCTGGAAGTCGAGCGTCTCGGCCGAGTCGGCCGTGGCGAAGTGCGTGAACACGCCCACGAGGTCGAGCGCCCGATGGAAGCTCACCTGCCCCATGAACTCCACCACCTCGTCGTGGCGCACGCCGATGCGGTTCATGCCGGTGTTCACGGCCAGGTGGTACGGCGCGCGCACGCCGAACGCGTCGGCGGCCTCGGCGTACTGGATGGCGAACTCGGCCGTGTACACGCTCGGCATCACCTTGTAGGCCAGAAGCAGCGGGATGGCCGTCTCCGGCGGCTGCGACAGGATGAGGATGGGGGCGTTCACCAGCGCTTCGCGCAGCTCGATGGCCTCGTCCACCGTGGCCACGCCCAGGTAGTCGGCGCCGGAGTTCAGCGCGGTCTTGGCGCAGCGCGCGGCACCGTGGCCGTAGCCGTCGGCCTTTACCACGGCCATGAGGCGCACGCCGTTGTCGATGCGCTGCTTGACGGCGCTCACGTTGTGGCGGATGGCGTTGAGGTCGATCTCCGTCCACGCCCAGCGGCGGTCGGTTGCGGGGATGAGCCGCAGCTTGTCGGGGTCGAACTGGGCCGGCTCTCCGTCGGGTCGCGCGTGGTCGCGCGCGTACTGGAACGCGCCCTCCGCGCCGTTGCCGAACGCGGCTGAAGCCGCTTCGTACGCGCTCCTGCCGGCCGCGGGCGGCTGCGCGCCCACGTAGCGCGGCATGCCGATGGCCGAGCTCGCGGGCACGAAGCCGTTGGGCTTGCGCTGCGAGAAGCCGGTGAATCCGTTGGGAAGCTCTTGTGCCGTCATGCTGTACGCCTTTCGTGTCCGAACGCGCACCAGTATAGCACTCGGCGCAAGCGCGTCGGGCGTGCCGTGCTCGGACGGGACGCGCTGCACGTTTTTTGCGCCTGTGCGAGCTGTTCGACGCGGCTAACTCGCGGAAGGGCACCTCCGGCGATGCACGACCAGGCATTATGCTTGCGACGCATGTGAAAACCCGAGTTAGCATCGTGAAACAGCTCGCACAGACGACGATTTTGGGCATTGTCCCATAGGATGGCAACAGGGGACGCTTCGCGCCTCCGCTCAGGATGGCATCCCCCCTCACCCCTCCAGCTCGCGCAGCATGTCCAAAAGCTCCTGGCGTTTGTGGATGTCGAGCTTGGTGTAGATGTGCTTGGCGTGGGTGCGCACGGTGTTCTCGCTGATGACCAGGCGCTCGGCGATGCTCGCCATGCTGTTGCCGCGGGCGATGAGCTCCATCACCTCCCTCTCGCGCGTGGACAGGCCGTGCGACTCCTGCAGCAGGCGGCACTGCTTGGACGTGCGGTCGCGGA is part of the Arabiibacter massiliensis genome and encodes:
- the alr gene encoding alanine racemase, giving the protein MTAQELPNGFTGFSQRKPNGFVPASSAIGMPRYVGAQPPAAGRSAYEAASAAFGNGAEGAFQYARDHARPDGEPAQFDPDKLRLIPATDRRWAWTEIDLNAIRHNVSAVKQRIDNGVRLMAVVKADGYGHGAARCAKTALNSGADYLGVATVDEAIELREALVNAPILILSQPPETAIPLLLAYKVMPSVYTAEFAIQYAEAADAFGVRAPYHLAVNTGMNRIGVRHDEVVEFMGQVSFHRALDLVGVFTHFATADSAETLDFQIQAKRFIEAITALRAAGVNPGIVHASNSAAAIRYPDVQFDMVRLGIGMYGLHPSGVTRPMIDLRPVMSVHARITDVRTVPMSEGVSYGMNYRSPGSVKICTIPVGYADGLRRGLSGRTDVILKGQRCRQVGNICMDQCMFEVDLRVYGTRRRLDPQIGDEVLLVGREGDSVITLDDMANTLGTINYELACGFSLRMPRVYV